The Bacillaceae bacterium IKA-2 DNA window CCATTACCATTAGCAGTTCCTGAAGAACAGTTTTTTTCCATTCACAATATTGAACTTGGTTTTTCCAGAGCTGAGGTTGAAGAGGAAACTGGCGGCAGTGCTCAGAGGACCTCGAAAAATGAATACGATGTTAACTGGGAAGCTTATCATGTAAGCTACCAAAATTTTATCTTGGTGGCCTATGATGATGAAGATATCGTTCGTGGTCTATATACGAACCAAGATTTGATTGCCTCTAAAACAGAAATTAAACTAGGTAGCCCAATGCAATTAGTACATGATCATCTTGGTACGCCTGAATCCTTCATAAAGAAAGGTGTCACCAATTATCAAATTAAAAGTAATGGTGAATATGATGAATTCTATCTGGAAAACAGCTATGTGACGGTTTTTTACGACCAGCACGAGAACAATACCGTTACAGCCATTAAAGTGATCGATGAAGAACTGGAACAAGACAGAGATTTTTATTATTCCCAACCTAGCCAGGAGCTAAAAGAGGGATTTGAATATCAGTTGTTTGATTTAACAAACTCGACAAGAGTAAATCATCATTTGCCTATTTTAACCTGGGATGAGCAAGTACGAGAAACTTCTCGGAGACATAGCTTGGACATGGCAGAAAATCAATATTTCGGCCATACAAATTTAGAAGGACAATCTCCTTTTGAACGTATGGAGGAGGACAATATCCAATTTAAGACCGCTGGTGAAAATCTAGCATTCGGTCAAATTAGTAGCATCTTTGCTCACGAAGGACTGATGAATTCGTTAGGACACAGAGAAAATACCCTCCAGGAGCATTACCGATATTTAGGGGTAGGAGTGGCATTTAACAGTGAATCGCAACCTTATTTCACTAAAAAATATTACAGTAATTCTTGGACCCTTTTGAATCGACATAACAACCAAGTAACTTGGGTACCAACGGAATTGTTGGTTGTGCAACATAGAAATAATTAATTTAGTCTGAATCAATTCTTCAAAAATTTATCTTATAAAGTCTAAAGTTTCTATAGGTAAATTATCTGACAAATGGAGAGAATCTACTGAAAAAAGACAATATAAGTCTGTGACACCAATTTGTAGTTTATAATTTCGTATTAAAAAACCTTCGTACGCCTGACTAATAAGATTGGTACGAAATTTTGCATTGGCTTCCTCCTTGTTTAAAAGAATAGCCTTATCTTTCCAGGTGAGGTTTCTTTTTTTTGCACTAAAATAATCACAATATATGTCACGATCCCTCATAAACAAATCATACGAATCAACAGTACTAGGTTCATATATCTTAAGGTGTGGTTCATCAATAAAAACTTTGTAAATAAAGCCAATTACTGGCCTCTCAATTTGAACTACTATAGGTTCTCCATCCTCCCAAAATTCCGTTTCCGATTTTTCAAAAACAGTCTCAGTTCCTATTGCATAGGGTTTTGAGGAATCAATATCAGAAGTACACCAAAATCCAATCGTACCAATATCATTATTTACATTTTGAACGATTGATTCTTTATTAAAATATTCAATTTTTTTCATAGCGCCAATATAAACGATCATATGCATTCCCTCCTTTTTTAGATTGCCCGAAATTGAGTTAATCATGAAAAAACGTATCCTCCATCGTCGCTTTAAAGCTATACAACGACGATAGAGGATACCTTTTTTGTGCAATATAGAAATTTAAAAATTATCGAGGCAATCTATATTTTATGATGACTAAGAAAGGGTTGGCGCTATGTTTCTTATAATATGGGTGTTGGAAGACCCCGGGGACCTGTCACCCCCGTTTTTACAATCTCTAAAGTTCGCTTAATAAAATAATTCCAATATTTTCTTTACGTTTGCTTCTAGTAATTTTACAATAAATAAAGGACCAGATCAACATGGATGAATTTTAAAACTTCACTAGTCTACATGAATTTCATGATTACAAAAGTGAGCCATATCAAACTACATGTAGTCGCATAATAGCGATAATATTGAATTATGAAATTGATAACATAGAGAGTTAAGCTAAAAATCCAATTTGAAAGGAAATGATTTTATGAGGAAAAAAATATTATTTTCTATTGCTACAACGGCAATAATTATTTTTAGTTTCGTATTTTCTTATTCATTTACTTCAGAAGCATTTTCGATGAATCTATCCACCAAGGATAAATTAGATCAATACATTGAAAATGTAGCTAAAAAACTAGCGATCCCTGGTATGACGGTTGCTATATCGCATAAAGGTGAGCTGATCTATAGCGAAGCTTTCGGTAAAGATGTTCATCAAGATACCCGCTTTTATATCGGTTCAACGTCAAAAACCTTTACAGCGCTTGCTGTGATGCAGCTAGTTGAGCAAGGGAAAGTTGATCTTGATCAAAGTGTTGCAACGTATTTGAAGGATTTTACTGTATCTAATCAAATAACAGTTCGACATCTTTTGCAACATGTCAGTGGAATGACTGAATTTGATTATATTTCTAAGCTTCCTGACGATGCCAAGTTTTCAGATTTAATTCAAGATATGAATCAAATGTCGTTAACGTATGTTCCCGGTGAACAATTTTCTTATTTTAACCCGAATTATAGTTTACTAGGTGCGATTATTGAGAATATGAGTGGACAAAGCTATGTTGATTATCTCGAACAACATATTATTCAACCTTTAGGGCTTCAGAACACATCATTAATAGGAGAAGTTGATACGACTGGTCATTTATCTTTCTTTGGTCTATCAATTAAGCGAACGGAACCACACATCGAGTATGATCTTCCTGCTGGCTTTATCACATCTACTGCTGAAGACGTCGTCCGTTTTTTTGAAGCTATTCGGATGATAGATCCGATTGTTGGAGTTTCTCCTGAAGGCATTGACGAAATGAAATCCTCTGATTTCTTTTATGGAATGGGTTTAATGATCGGCGAAATCGCTGGTCAGCCTGCGATTTTCCATGGTGGAGCACTACCCGGCTATACTTCTGATGCTGTTATGCTAACAGAAGACGAATACAGCATCGTATATTTAATCAATAAAAATCATTTATTAAACGGCTTTGTTTTTAATCCCGATTTAACGAGTGGAATCGTATCTCTTTTAACGGAGCAAGAACCACCTACTAGAGTCAATTATTTCTGGATATACCGTTTACTATTCATCTTATTTGCAGCAACTATCATATACAACATGATTAATATTTCAAAAATGATAGTAAAGCCAAAACCAAAAACGATACGCCAAAGAGTAACTGCCGCAATAACTAACTTAGTAATTCCAGTAGCGGTCATCATCGGTATTCCAATAATATCGGGGGTCGTAATGCAACGAGGAATGACCTGGGAGCTTGCATTTTTAGTTATGCCTGATATGATAGCCTGGCTATATATAGCATTATCAATCCATTTAATACAATCAGCGGTTCACTTTGTTTTTATTGTTAAGCACTATTTAAGGCTAAGGTAAAGCATGGAAGCGCGGGGACGGTTCTTTAAAACGCGGGGACGGTTCTTGTGTTTCCAATATCCGTGGGAGAAACGAGAGAACCGTCCCCGCGTTTCACCTTTGCTTCATTATAAAAATATGGGGGGAAATAAAATGCGACAAAGATTTAAAAATTGGAGTTCCATGTTTTTAATTGCAATTCTTGCATTATCACCGCTACCATTGGTCTTGTTAGTGTGATAAAAGCCAAGGATAGTAAAGAAGAATTTGCTCCAAAAACCTATCGTACAATCATCGAAGTGGAGGACTGGGGTCCGGCAATCACTAAGTTAATTGTTAACTTAGGCGAAGAAATATCTGAAAATTCATTAATTTCAAGTGCATTTGATGTTTTCGTTGAAAGACGCGAAACGAGAGATGGGATTTATATATTAGGTGATTCCAAAGGGTACCGAACAGTTACGAACGCTTATATTTCCGATGAATCTGGAAATCGAGTAAATGGAAGTAGTAATTTTGTGATATTAGAAATGGAATATGGACCGGCTCTTTCTTTAAGCTCTCCAATGAATTTTAATATATCTAATTTTACAAATGATTGGATTGAAAGCGAATATACAATTACCCAAGTAGAAGATGTTGGCACTATTTCCGGTTTAGTCATCAATCAATCTTCCGGTGAAACGAGAGTACTTGTAGATCGATTTTCAACTGGGAAAGCAACATATGGCGATAGTACCTTAACATACGCGGACTATGCACCGGCTGAAGCTAATAATAAAAATCGATTAATCGTTTGGTTACATGGAATGGGTGAAGGTGGAACCGATCCGACAATAACGCTTGCTGGAAATAAAGTAGTTAATTTTATAACAGATGAGGTTCAAGAATATTTTCGCGGCGCTTATGTTTTATCACCACAAACACCAACTTATTGGATGGATGGGTTTGAATCATTTGGTGATGGAACATCGAAATATCAAGAAGCACTTATGAGTCTAATCGAGGATTATGTAGCCAATAACCCTGATATTGACCCTAATAAAGTTTATATCGGCGGTATATCAAATGGCGGATATATGACCATGCTGATGATTCGTGATTACCCTGAATACTTCGCATCGGCTTTCGTAGCTGCCGAAGCTTTAGACGATGAATTAATTACGGAGGAAGATCTGAATAATATTGCTCAAACGCCAATATGGTTTGTTCATACAGCAAATGATCCGACTGTTAACCCAGAAACTACCGTATTACCGACTTATGATCGTTTAGTCGATGCTGGTGCAGATGTACATTTAAGTTACTATGATGATGTACGTGATTTATCAGGCTTGTACACAAATGAAGATGGATCTCCATACGAGTATAATGGTCACTGGTCCTGGATCTATTTATATAATAATGATCCATCCACAGTAATCGATGGTGAAGAAATATCGATTCTAGAATGGGTTACCAGATATGAAAATGAGGCAAAGACCTATGATCGAGTACTAGAAGATAAAGATTCTGATGTTGAGGACACTGGATCCAACGGCGAAAATGATCTATGAAAACAATTTCTAAATACAGTAACAAACACTTTTAATATTTTTTTGTCTGGTACATTACTTTTAATTACTGGTGCATCCTTTTTGATTTTTCAAAGACTTAGAAATAAATTCACTAACTAATATGGTTTGATTCGTGCCTGTCAGTGCGACCGAGCCTTTGCTTTTAAGCGGTGACAGTTAGGTAATGAGATTCAATATTATAATTAACTTACCTATTACTAGCTAAGTAGTAGTTGCAAATACTCTAATATCTAATAAGGGTGCATTCATACGAATTGCACTTTTTTATTTTTTATAAAATGAATGAAATTCATTCAATAAAATTATTTAAATATTTCTAGGAAAAATGAACTTTTTATCATTGAAAATACTCATATAGGGGAGAGAGGTGAAAGCATGGAAGTTTTACAATTGGTAAAAAAAGCAAAAAGGGGAAATAAAGAAGCATTACTTCAATTAATTATCGATGAAAAAGATGATTACTATAAACTTGCATTCACTTATATGGGGAACAAGCATGATGCAATGGACGCAATGGAAGAAATGATTTTAAGTTTGTATGAAAAGATCCACCAGCTTAAAAAAGAGGAAGCCTTTCAGAGTTGGAGTAAAACAATTTTAGTGAATAGTTGTAAAACCATGCTACGAAAGCGTAAAAAGCTTGTTTTAATAGATGATTGGAATAATCAAATTGAGAAAGAACATAATCAACATAATGATGCTTTGGCAAGTGATCCATATATAAATAGTGAACGACAAATGGACATCCAGCAATTGCTATTACATGTAAATCAATATCAAAAAGAGGCTATACAATTAAAATATTTCCATGATATGGATTACCAAACAATAGCTGATATCACAAATGTTTCAATTGGTACTGTTAAATCAAGGATCTTTCAAGGATTAAAAAAGCTAAAAGATCAATATGGAGGTGATAGCGATGAAAAACATTGAAAAACGATTGGACGAAGAGAAGAAACGTATTGCATCCTTAAAAGCACCAGAAGAATTAGAATCAAAATTAAGAAGTGCTCTAAACACAAATGTTTCTCGAAAGTCGAATCGATTTACGTATATCTGGAAGTTAGCAGCTGTCGCGATATTTTTTATGATGATTGTTGGATATAATTACAATGCTTTCGCCTTCTATGGCAAGAAACTAATCGGGTTTGATGAACTGATTACTGGCACTTTGAAAGATCTAAATGAAGAAGGCATGGGGCAAATTATTGAAAAAAAGACTACGTTAGTAGACGGAACAGAACTAACTATTAATGGAATTATGACGGATGCAAATCAAATGATCATTTATTATACATTAGCAAATCCAGTGGGAATTGAAGATACTACTACTACAAGAAATGATTTTTGGGCCTCGAAGATAACAGGATTTTTAACCAATGCCAGTGCTGAAAGTGGAGTTTCATCAATCAATGACGCTGGTACAGAGTTAAAAGGAAAAATGCATTTTGAACCGGCAAGTCCATTTTCAAAAAAATTAACATTACACTTTTTGCAACATCTACAAAACGGCCAGGTAACAGGAGGAACTGTTTCTTTTCCTTATAATCCAAACAAAGCAATGCAAACCCAAATTAAACAGTCGATAAAGAAAACGATGACTGTTGATAAAGGTACCATTAGATTTGACTCTATTACTGCGACACCAACAATGACCGTGATTAAGGGATCATTAAATGTCGATAATTTCGATCGAGTCAATCTCGGACTACATGGGATCGAATTAATCGTTAATGGAATGTCCGTAGAAATTATTGGTAGCAGCAACCGATCGTCACTCAAGGGAAGTAAGTTCGATATCCGTTTTGATGCCTTACCAGAAGAATTAAATTCAATAGAACTAGTAATGAAAGAGTTTTTCGGATATCAAAAGCTAGAAGAAAAAATTCACCTTGCTTCGATGAGTGATAAGCAGATTAATCTGAGCGGAAAAGAATTACGGGTGAAAGATGTAGCAACTACCTCACAAGGAGTTGAAATAAGGATTGCTACAGATGATGATGTGATGCTTGACGGAGTTTCTATTGAAAGATTAAAAGAGAAAACGTCTTTAAAAACAACAGTAAACCAAACCTTAACAACGCAAGCAGACGGACGAATGATGAAAGAGCGTACCTTGTTATTTGAAACAAAGGTAGAGCCAGAATACCTACTTATTGAAGGTATACATTATCTGAAACAATACGATAAAAAAATTGAAATACCGGTCGATTGAAGTATGGGGACGGTTCTTGTGTTTCCAATAACCGTGAGGGAAGCGAGAGAACCGTCCCTTTGCTTCACGTATTCCTTTGAGCAACCGTAGAAAAGCTTTATGTTGGATTTCATTTACTAAAATTTGATATAATGAACCTTAGGCGATGTTATATGAATTCGTTAAGTAAACATGCGAAAAAAGAATTATTTAATGCCTTACAAGATAGGAATTCTCGTGTTTTTTATGATTACTAGTGAAATAGTTTCAATTGTGGTTGAAAATGATGAAACTGCCTCAGGTAATAGGTCAGAAAAAAATTTATCTGAAGAAATTGAAGGGTACCTGGAACTTAAAACTTCTAGCCTTATATAAAGCTTAAAATACTTTTCCCGCAGTATACACCCCACCTGTTTCATCGCCCAAATCTTCTTCTGGTTGGTAAAATTGTTGGGGAATTTATTCAGAGTAACTGTGTAGAAATAGGCGATCGGCATTTTGACGGTTGCTTTTTTTATTTTTCGAATTGTTTGTTTAAAAGAATACTGGATAGCGTATCTAGTTCGTAGCTGATGTCTTTTTCAAACAGGTATTAATAAGCGGCTAGTTTTGCCATCCACCAATATTCTTCAATGGTTTCATTTTTGATAATTTCATTTTATAAAAATGTGGGAGGAAATAGAATTCGGCAAAGATTTAAGCTCGGGTGCAATTCTTCTTTTCACTGTTTGTCTGCTTAAATTTTGGTAGGGTTGTGATATAAATAGTGTGATATAGAAACAATTCTCGATTATTATTTTAGGAGGAGCGTGAAATTATTTGAATGAATTTAAGCAATCAAAAATGTTTCATAAACTACCTGAAGAGATGTTAAAAAAATACGTTTTGAATTCTGAAATGAAGACTTTTGATAAAAAAGAAATTGCTTTTAGATCATATAGTAACAACTCACATATGTATTTAGTTTTAAATGGCCGGATTAGAGTTACGTTGGATTACCCAAATGGCAAAGAGTTTACGATTGCACTCCTGGAAAAAGGCGATGTATATAGTGGACATGCTAGGGGCTTAGGAATAGCCTTAGAAAAGACCAAAATTGCGTTTTTACCACTTAGCATCTTCCGAGAAATGATTATTGAGTACCCTAGCTTCGCGATAAACCTTTTAGCTGCAGCAGGTAGCACACTAAATAGAACGTTTAATGTGATCGAGAATTTAGTTTTTCGTGATGTAAATGAACGAACTTATGCATTTATTTTATCAATGCTAGACTCAAAAGGAAAAGTCACGAAAGAAGGAACAGAAGTATCTCTAGGCTTAACTCAAGAAGAAATCGCGACAGTTGTTGGCTCAACTAGGCAAACGGTTAATTCTGTCTTAATTAACCTCCAAAAAGAGGGGGTTATCAGTTTTAGTAAGAAGAAGCTTATTGTTCATGATAAGGTAAAGCTTAATTCGCTTATAAATGAAAATGAATAATAAAAGAAAATGAATATATTTTTGAAAATGTCATGGAAACGACAGTTTTCACCTATAAGGTATCGTATGATTTAGATAAATACATACCTTAGGAGGAGATTAATATCGCAAAATTACGAGATTTAGAAAGCGTTTCCATTGATCCTCAAGTCCAATCTTTACTAGGTAAAGCAAGAAGTGAAAATATCTTAACTGCTTATGATCGTGCTGATATGATGAATGTTTGTGGCTTTGGTTCAACTGGTGTTTGCTGTCGACACTGTCTTGAAGGGCCATGTCGGATTGCTCCAAATGGAAAAGGACCACAAACTGGGGTGTGTGGCGCGGATGTTCACCAAATTGTTGCTAGAAGCTTTTTAAACCATCAAACTCAAGGTTCAACGGGTCATGCAGAACATGGCAGAGAAGTTGCTTTAACTCTTTTAGCGGTAGCGGAAGGAACGGCCCCATACCAAATTAAAGATGTTGATAAACTCTATCGTATTGCCAAAGAATTAGAAATTAAAACAGAGGAAATGTCTATTAATGAAGTAACAAAAGAAGTAGCCCTGAAAGCATTAGAAGATTTTCAAAAGCAAAAAGGGGTTATGAATTGGATTAAACTCCGAGCCCATCAAGACTCTTTAAACACGTGGAATAAACTTGGAATCACACCGGTTAATGCCCATTTAGAAATAGCGAAATCGGTTGCTAGAAATGCGATGGGTTGCGATGCGGATCCAACGAATTTAATTCTTGGTGGCGTTACAATGGGGCTAGTTGATGGAGCTGGTATGCATATTTCAACGGATCTCCAAGATATTTTATTTGGAACTCCTAAAGCAGTAAAGGCAAAATATACGATGGCTGTTTTAGATGAAAAAAAAGTAAACATTGCTGTTCACGGTCATATTCCAATGCTTTCTGAAAAGATAGTTGAATGGTCAAGAAAACTTGAAGGTGAAGCTATTAAACAAGGTGCTACTGGCATCAACATTGTTGGAATTTGCTGTACTGGTAATGAATTACTAATGAGACAAGGGATTTCAGTAGCTTCTAGTTTTTCAAGTCAAGAGCTAGTCATTGTTTCTGGAGCACTTGAAGCAATGGTTGTTGATATTCAATGTATTATGCCTGGAATTCAACAAGTAGCAGAGTGCTATCACACAGAAATTATTACAACATTACCATATGTAAAAATCACTGGAGCATCTCACGTTAACTTTGAACCGGAAGAAGCTGACGAGGCTGCTAAGGAAATTGTCATGAAGGCGGTTAATCGGTTTCCTAGGCGTGATCCCAAAAAGGTAGCGATACCTAGAGATACTGTCGACGCTTACGCTGGTTTTTCAACTGAGCAAATTGTTGAAGCACTATCAGGACTTAACGCTGAAGACCCACTTAAACCAATTATCGATTCGCTGGTTTCTGGTAAAATACGTGGCATTGCTGCTCTTGTTGGCTGTACGAATCCAAGGGAAAAACAGGATTATGCTAACACAGAAGTAACGAAGGAATTATTAAAAAATAACGTTTTAGTTGTAACAACAGGGTGTGCAGCGCATTCTTTGGCAAAAAATAATTTAATGAATTTTGAGGGATTAGAGTATTGTGGTGATGGTTTAAAAGAAGTCTTAAAAGCGGTTGGCAATGCAGCTGGTTTACCAAGTCTGCCACCAACACTGCACATGGGAAGTTGTGTCGATAATTCTAGACCGACCGACCTTTTAACAGCGCTCGCAAATCGGTTAGGTGTTTCTATGAATGAACTTCCAGCTGTTGGCTCGTGTCCTGAAACACATAGTCCAAAAGCATTAGCAATTGGGACGTTCTTTATTGCCCATGGTATTGATGTTCATATTGGTGTTAGCCCGCAACTCTCTGGTTCAGACTTTGTTACAAATGTCCTTTACGGGGATCGTACTGACGAACAAGAAGTCAATACAGATAAAATATTTGGTGGCAAACTTATTTTTGAGCAAGATCCTCAAAAAGCAGCAAAGCTTTTACTAGCAAGAATTGATCTGAAGAGAGATGCGTTGTTAAATAAATTAGCAGTCATGTAAGTAAATCCATACTTTCAATAAATTAACCACATTAATCTACTATTGGTGCTGAATCAGTATTATGATTTTATTAAAGTAAGGAGAGATATTGATGAGAGGGATGAAGATTGCAATTACTGGAAAAGGTGGAGTTGGCAAAACAACGCTATCAGCCTGTTTGGCACACCTTCTAAAGCAAAATGGTAAAGAGGTATTGGCTGTTGATGCCGACCCAGATGCTAATTTTGGCATGGCATTAGGCTTTTCTGATGAGGAATTAGCATCTGTGCGCACGATTGCTAATGATCGAAAACTTATTAAAGAGCGAACAGGAGCTGAGCCTGGGGTTAGTGGCCAATGGTTTTCGCTAAATCCAAAGGTAGCAGATGTTCCGAAGCGTTATGTTTCGGTTCATAATGACATAAAACTATTGCAGCTAGGTACTGTTGAAAGTGGTGGAGCAGGTTGTGCTTGTCCGGAAAGTACATTTTTAAAAGCTTTGTTAAATCACATTATCTTAGATGAAAACGACGCTGTTATCGTAGATATGGAAGCTGGAATTGAACATTTAGGTAGAGGCACAGCAGGCAGTGTCGATGCGTTTATTATTGTCGTTGAGCCTGGAAAAAGAAGCATTGCAACCGCTAAGACAATTGTTAAGCTAGCAGAAGATATTGGTGTGAAAAATATATATGCAGTTGTAAATAAATGTGTTGAAAATAATTCAGCTGAGATTGAAAAAGCTTTAGGAGATATTCAGGTAATTGGTGCGATACCTTATTTGAAAGAGGCACCAGAAGCTGACTTAAGTGGTGTGCCGTTGTTTGAGTATGCCCCTAGTTGTCTGACCTTTGTCGAACCGATTTACAACTTTTTGTTAAAACAATATGCGGTTAAACATGTACTGTAGGCAGGGGGACAGCGTACCTTGTCCCCGAACATTAATAGGTTACATCTAAGTGAGTGTTGAATTGGGTGTTTGTGGATTAATGTGACGTTAATACTCCAAGGGTGACTTAGTTATTTGAGAAAAACTCTGCTCGGTTTCCTATCAGATTTTAAAATTATTCAAACAACAGTGGGGTTATAATTATGTTTGATGTGGAATTAATATCTATTCTGACACTCGGTTTGATACTGGGAATTAAGCATGCGTTAGAACCGGATCATATAATCGGAGTTTCTACTATTGCAGCTCAAAGTAAAAAATTATGGAGGGCCGCATTATCTGGGGTTTTCTGGGGGATAGGACATACAATTACCTTATTTATAATAGGAATGATGCTAATTTTTCTAAAAGTTACTATTCCCGATAACTGGGCGCTCAGTCTAGAGTTCTTAGTAGGCGTTATGCTTGTTTATTTTGGTCTTTCAGCTATATATTCCAAAAAACGAGCTATACATTCCGAACAACATAACGATGAATGGGTAAACAAAGTGCAGGGGAAACTTCCTTATCGTAAATCATTATTCATGGGGTTTATCCATGGCTTAGCGGGCAGTGCAGCGATGATCTTATTGACGATAAGTACAGTAAATAATGCTTGGGAAGGTGCTCTTTACATTCTTTTTTTTGGTGCAGGAACGGTTATAAGCATGCTCTTCTTTAGTACAATAATCGGAATTCCATTTGTGATGAGTAAGAGTAAAATGATTATAAATAAACGACTTGTACAATTTACGGGTGTGTTAAGTATTGCATTTGGAATTTACTATATGTATAACCTCGGTGTAACAGAAGGTTTATTTGCGCTGCTTCTGTCACTTTAGTAATTCTAGGGGCTATCTCAACCCGGAAAATCATATTTCATCCCCCCCCGGCGGTAGGATAGAAGACTCGAAGAGTCGGTGGTGGACATAATTTGAAGGGATCTTCTTTTCTTAGGAATAGTCGGTGCTTGGCATCACCTGTCAAATTTTTTATAAAACAGTATAAAAATAAGCGATCGGTTTTTTAACGGTTGCTTTTTTGATTTTCCTAGAGAGGATTCGGAAGAGAAAACTTTGATAAACGTACAATTTCATGTATATAAAAATTTTCTAGAGGGGACGTTATAGAAGATAACGGGTCAATTGACAGTCCGATCAGTTCAATTTTAGATCTTATGGTTTGATTGATAAAAATAATTAGAATACATGGAGGGTTATAATGAACAACAATATGGCAACTACTCATTCAAGTACAGTTATAACTTCTGTTGAAATGGCTTGCCTTTGGAACGGATACCTAATCGAATCGTTAGTTCACCACATGTAAAAATATATTTTACAGCACATAGAAGATCCCGATATTAAATTGTTGGTTGACACTTGCCATTCGCTATTGAAAAAGCATATAGATATGTATTATTCCATTTTTAATAAAGATGGATTTCCGATTCCAAGAGGAACTCAATTAGAAGACATCAACTTAGAGGCTAATCGGCTTTATTCTGACGTATACTATATTAATTATATAAAAAATGTGGCGAAGTTTGCTCTAATTTCTCACCCTTTTCTGATAGATTGATGCTGTTCCAAGAAAGTTTGATGGCAACTGCTGGAATAGGAAACTATGGGTTGGCCGTTGCGCATAGCCAAAGAAAAGATGTAGGGCTTACATATGTCCGGTTATTTGGAGAGGCGATCGAATATGCATCCGAGGGAGGGAAATTAATGGTGGATAGAGGGATGGAGCAACCACCCTTAGCTAGCGACAGAGAGAGTTTAGTTAATAAATAAACGGATTAGAAAAACATCATTCTATAATCTACAAAATATGAAAGTTAATCTCCATGTAGTGCCTGGCAACACCCGTAAGAAGGAAGAAGTACCATTTTAATAAAAGGAAAATCCTTACTGCATGTAGAATATATAGCAGTAAGGATTTTTTGCGTACAAAGTGTTTACGATTATGAGAAAAATTTTATTTTTAGATA harbors:
- a CDS encoding CAP-associated domain-containing protein, producing MRRFISLLIIVFLGYVSKPLWEEPVKQFDDSSIWDSIRSKIDLVIENEDIDLTVVDLQEKINSFLTPPEDSHLEINDENKGNSPLPLAVPEEQFFSIHNIELGFSRAEVEEETGGSAQRTSKNEYDVNWEAYHVSYQNFILVAYDDEDIVRGLYTNQDLIASKTEIKLGSPMQLVHDHLGTPESFIKKGVTNYQIKSNGEYDEFYLENSYVTVFYDQHENNTVTAIKVIDEELEQDRDFYYSQPSQELKEGFEYQLFDLTNSTRVNHHLPILTWDEQVRETSRRHSLDMAENQYFGHTNLEGQSPFERMEEDNIQFKTAGENLAFGQISSIFAHEGLMNSLGHRENTLQEHYRYLGVGVAFNSESQPYFTKKYYSNSWTLLNRHNNQVTWVPTELLVVQHRNN
- a CDS encoding Crp/Fnr family transcriptional regulator, which encodes MNEFKQSKMFHKLPEEMLKKYVLNSEMKTFDKKEIAFRSYSNNSHMYLVLNGRIRVTLDYPNGKEFTIALLEKGDVYSGHARGLGIALEKTKIAFLPLSIFREMIIEYPSFAINLLAAAGSTLNRTFNVIENLVFRDVNERTYAFILSMLDSKGKVTKEGTEVSLGLTQEEIATVVGSTRQTVNSVLINLQKEGVISFSKKKLIVHDKVKLNSLINENE
- a CDS encoding sigma-70 family RNA polymerase sigma factor, which produces MEVLQLVKKAKRGNKEALLQLIIDEKDDYYKLAFTYMGNKHDAMDAMEEMILSLYEKIHQLKKEEAFQSWSKTILVNSCKTMLRKRKKLVLIDDWNNQIEKEHNQHNDALASDPYINSERQMDIQQLLLHVNQYQKEAIQLKYFHDMDYQTIADITNVSIGTVKSRIFQGLKKLKDQYGGDSDEKH
- a CDS encoding DUF4179 domain-containing protein, whose protein sequence is MKNIEKRLDEEKKRIASLKAPEELESKLRSALNTNVSRKSNRFTYIWKLAAVAIFFMMIVGYNYNAFAFYGKKLIGFDELITGTLKDLNEEGMGQIIEKKTTLVDGTELTINGIMTDANQMIIYYTLANPVGIEDTTTTRNDFWASKITGFLTNASAESGVSSINDAGTELKGKMHFEPASPFSKKLTLHFLQHLQNGQVTGGTVSFPYNPNKAMQTQIKQSIKKTMTVDKGTIRFDSITATPTMTVIKGSLNVDNFDRVNLGLHGIELIVNGMSVEIIGSSNRSSLKGSKFDIRFDALPEELNSIELVMKEFFGYQKLEEKIHLASMSDKQINLSGKELRVKDVATTSQGVEIRIATDDDVMLDGVSIERLKEKTSLKTTVNQTLTTQADGRMMKERTLLFETKVEPEYLLIEGIHYLKQYDKKIEIPVD
- a CDS encoding prolyl oligopeptidase family serine peptidase, which codes for MIKAKDSKEEFAPKTYRTIIEVEDWGPAITKLIVNLGEEISENSLISSAFDVFVERRETRDGIYILGDSKGYRTVTNAYISDESGNRVNGSSNFVILEMEYGPALSLSSPMNFNISNFTNDWIESEYTITQVEDVGTISGLVINQSSGETRVLVDRFSTGKATYGDSTLTYADYAPAEANNKNRLIVWLHGMGEGGTDPTITLAGNKVVNFITDEVQEYFRGAYVLSPQTPTYWMDGFESFGDGTSKYQEALMSLIEDYVANNPDIDPNKVYIGGISNGGYMTMLMIRDYPEYFASAFVAAEALDDELITEEDLNNIAQTPIWFVHTANDPTVNPETTVLPTYDRLVDAGADVHLSYYDDVRDLSGLYTNEDGSPYEYNGHWSWIYLYNNDPSTVIDGEEISILEWVTRYENEAKTYDRVLEDKDSDVEDTGSNGENDL
- a CDS encoding serine hydrolase domain-containing protein, which gives rise to MRKKILFSIATTAIIIFSFVFSYSFTSEAFSMNLSTKDKLDQYIENVAKKLAIPGMTVAISHKGELIYSEAFGKDVHQDTRFYIGSTSKTFTALAVMQLVEQGKVDLDQSVATYLKDFTVSNQITVRHLLQHVSGMTEFDYISKLPDDAKFSDLIQDMNQMSLTYVPGEQFSYFNPNYSLLGAIIENMSGQSYVDYLEQHIIQPLGLQNTSLIGEVDTTGHLSFFGLSIKRTEPHIEYDLPAGFITSTAEDVVRFFEAIRMIDPIVGVSPEGIDEMKSSDFFYGMGLMIGEIAGQPAIFHGGALPGYTSDAVMLTEDEYSIVYLINKNHLLNGFVFNPDLTSGIVSLLTEQEPPTRVNYFWIYRLLFILFAATIIYNMINISKMIVKPKPKTIRQRVTAAITNLVIPVAVIIGIPIISGVVMQRGMTWELAFLVMPDMIAWLYIALSIHLIQSAVHFVFIVKHYLRLR